Proteins encoded within one genomic window of Oncorhynchus tshawytscha isolate Ot180627B linkage group LG02, Otsh_v2.0, whole genome shotgun sequence:
- the LOC112265814 gene encoding TNF receptor-associated factor 5-like isoform X2, which yields MATKESDPSGSGGISRQNSGVGGQWESDLTAVQHSLKFVKNLEEHYVCPTCKGVVLNPHQTSCGHISCYRCIQGLLENSPDTTAACPLDRGLIKPDEVFQDNCCKRELSNLEVYCTNSPNCSHRMTLCRLQEHLQACQFESLQCSNTGCSEFLQRKDLQEHLRISCSYRMERCHYCMHSYTCCQLEDHERYTCPEVEIKCPNKCSQMIKRCMLEDHADQCPEVQTDCVYKKYGCSVRERRAQVKVHEETALNHHILLVLGSNTKLETQMEILQQEVLLRHKELQERSRQVSGLEEVVRPLAQQVSRCDNTLSAVQGSLEDQRDHISSVQLQLEELSSVFGPGVAREELGQIRASLDALRQQVSVTEGLKEHLGELKETYMRHSRLLSIHTAQLECNEEHFRELESTSYDGKLIWKLRDYRKKKEAGARGQGPCLSSAPFHTGRSGYKMAARAYLNGDGAGRDTHLSLYVVLMRGDFDPLLPWPFRQPVSLSVLDQSGTNNHLTMSFKPDPENTSFHRPGSAAANASAPTNVASGFQCFASHAQLETPKNAIYVRDDTLFVKVKVDTSGLEDL from the exons ATGGCAACAAAGGAGAGTGACCCGAGTGGATCTGGAGGAATCTCCAGGCAGAATTCGGGAGTGGGGGGACAATGGGAATCGGACTTGACTGCTGTGCAGCACAGTTTAAAGTTTGTGAAGAACCTGGAAGAGCACTATGTTTGTCCCACCTGTAAAGGAGTTGTTCTCAACCCACACCAAACCAGCTGCGGACACATCTCCTGCTACCGCTGCATCCAAGGGCTCCT GGAAAACTCCCCAGACACCACCGCGGCCTGTCCTTTGGACAGAGGTTTGATCAAACCTGATGAG GTTTTCCAAGACAATTGCTGCAAAAGGGAGTTATCAAACTTAGAAGTCTACTGCACAAACTCCCCCAACTGCTCCCACAGAATGACATTATGTCGGTTGCAG gagCATCTACAGGCATGTCAGTTTGAGTCATTGCAGTGTTCCAATACAGGCTGCAGTGAGTTCTTGCAACGCAAGGATTTGCAGGAGCACCTCAGAATCAGCTGTTCCTATCGTATGGAGCGCTGTCACTACTGCATGCATTCTTACACATGCTGCCAACTCGAG GATCATGAGAGGTATACATGCCCAGAGGTTGAAATCAAGTGCCCCAACAAATGCTCCCAGATGATTAAAAGATGCATG CTTGAAGACCATGCTGACCAGTGTCCTGAGGTGCAGACGGACTGTGTTTATAAGAAATATGGCTGCTCTGTCCGG gagaggagagcccaAGTTAAAGTTCACGAGGAAACCGctctcaatcaccacatcctcctgGTTCTGGGGAGCAACACCAAGCTGGAGACACAG ATGGAAATCCTCCAGCAGGAGGTGCTGCTGAGGCACAAGGAGCTCCAAGAGAGGAGCCGCCAAGTCAGTGGTCTGGAGGAGGTGGTCCGCCCGCTGGCCCAGCAGGTCAGCCGATGTGACAACACCCTGTCTGCAGTACAG GGCTCTCTGGAGGACCAGAGGGACCACATCTCCAGCGTCCAGCTCCAGCTCGAGGAGCTGTCCAGTGTGTTTGGCCCTGGTGTGGCCCGGGAGGAACTGGGCCAAATCAGAGCGTCCCTGGATGCCCTCAGACAGCAGGTGTCCGTCACGGAGGGGCTCAAAGAACACCTGG GGGAGTTGAAGGAGACTTACATGCGCCACTCGCGCCTCCTCAGCATCCACACGGCGCAGCTGGAGTGCAACGAGGAGCACTTCAGAGAGCTCGAGTCCACCTCGTACGACGGCAAGCTCATCTGGAAGCTCCGCGACTACCGCAAGAAGAAGGAGGCCGGGGCACGAGGCCAGGGACCGTGCCTAAGCAGCGCGCCCTTCCACACGGGCCGCAGCGGCTACAAAATGGCCGCCAGGGCCTACCTGAACGGCGACGGGGCAGGCCGGGACACCCACCTGTCTCTCTACGTGGTCCTCATGAGGGGCGACTTCGACCCCCTCCTGCCCTGGCCCTTCAGACAGCCTGTGTCATTGTCAGTGCTGGATCAGAGCGGCACCAACAACCACCTAACTATGAGTTTCAAACCTGACCCGGAAAACACTAGCTTCCACCGGCCCGGCTCGGCTGCTGCAAACGCCAGCGCCCCCACCAACGTGGCCTCTGGTTTCCAGTGCTTTGCCTCGCATGCCCAGCTGGAGACGCCCAAGAACGCCATCTACGTGAGAGACGATACGCTCTTTGTTAAGGTCAAAGTGGACACGAGCGGTTTGGAGGACTTGTAG
- the LOC112265814 gene encoding TNF receptor-associated factor 5-like isoform X1 codes for MNVDVNYKSKLRISSHIPFLKTRRQAAMATKESDPSGSGGISRQNSGVGGQWESDLTAVQHSLKFVKNLEEHYVCPTCKGVVLNPHQTSCGHISCYRCIQGLLENSPDTTAACPLDRGLIKPDEVFQDNCCKRELSNLEVYCTNSPNCSHRMTLCRLQEHLQACQFESLQCSNTGCSEFLQRKDLQEHLRISCSYRMERCHYCMHSYTCCQLEDHERYTCPEVEIKCPNKCSQMIKRCMLEDHADQCPEVQTDCVYKKYGCSVRERRAQVKVHEETALNHHILLVLGSNTKLETQMEILQQEVLLRHKELQERSRQVSGLEEVVRPLAQQVSRCDNTLSAVQGSLEDQRDHISSVQLQLEELSSVFGPGVAREELGQIRASLDALRQQVSVTEGLKEHLGELKETYMRHSRLLSIHTAQLECNEEHFRELESTSYDGKLIWKLRDYRKKKEAGARGQGPCLSSAPFHTGRSGYKMAARAYLNGDGAGRDTHLSLYVVLMRGDFDPLLPWPFRQPVSLSVLDQSGTNNHLTMSFKPDPENTSFHRPGSAAANASAPTNVASGFQCFASHAQLETPKNAIYVRDDTLFVKVKVDTSGLEDL; via the exons ATGAATGTGGATGTAAATTACAAAAGTAAATTAAGAATATCGTCGCACATTCCGTTTTTAAAGACACG TCGACAGGCTGCCATGGCAACAAAGGAGAGTGACCCGAGTGGATCTGGAGGAATCTCCAGGCAGAATTCGGGAGTGGGGGGACAATGGGAATCGGACTTGACTGCTGTGCAGCACAGTTTAAAGTTTGTGAAGAACCTGGAAGAGCACTATGTTTGTCCCACCTGTAAAGGAGTTGTTCTCAACCCACACCAAACCAGCTGCGGACACATCTCCTGCTACCGCTGCATCCAAGGGCTCCT GGAAAACTCCCCAGACACCACCGCGGCCTGTCCTTTGGACAGAGGTTTGATCAAACCTGATGAG GTTTTCCAAGACAATTGCTGCAAAAGGGAGTTATCAAACTTAGAAGTCTACTGCACAAACTCCCCCAACTGCTCCCACAGAATGACATTATGTCGGTTGCAG gagCATCTACAGGCATGTCAGTTTGAGTCATTGCAGTGTTCCAATACAGGCTGCAGTGAGTTCTTGCAACGCAAGGATTTGCAGGAGCACCTCAGAATCAGCTGTTCCTATCGTATGGAGCGCTGTCACTACTGCATGCATTCTTACACATGCTGCCAACTCGAG GATCATGAGAGGTATACATGCCCAGAGGTTGAAATCAAGTGCCCCAACAAATGCTCCCAGATGATTAAAAGATGCATG CTTGAAGACCATGCTGACCAGTGTCCTGAGGTGCAGACGGACTGTGTTTATAAGAAATATGGCTGCTCTGTCCGG gagaggagagcccaAGTTAAAGTTCACGAGGAAACCGctctcaatcaccacatcctcctgGTTCTGGGGAGCAACACCAAGCTGGAGACACAG ATGGAAATCCTCCAGCAGGAGGTGCTGCTGAGGCACAAGGAGCTCCAAGAGAGGAGCCGCCAAGTCAGTGGTCTGGAGGAGGTGGTCCGCCCGCTGGCCCAGCAGGTCAGCCGATGTGACAACACCCTGTCTGCAGTACAG GGCTCTCTGGAGGACCAGAGGGACCACATCTCCAGCGTCCAGCTCCAGCTCGAGGAGCTGTCCAGTGTGTTTGGCCCTGGTGTGGCCCGGGAGGAACTGGGCCAAATCAGAGCGTCCCTGGATGCCCTCAGACAGCAGGTGTCCGTCACGGAGGGGCTCAAAGAACACCTGG GGGAGTTGAAGGAGACTTACATGCGCCACTCGCGCCTCCTCAGCATCCACACGGCGCAGCTGGAGTGCAACGAGGAGCACTTCAGAGAGCTCGAGTCCACCTCGTACGACGGCAAGCTCATCTGGAAGCTCCGCGACTACCGCAAGAAGAAGGAGGCCGGGGCACGAGGCCAGGGACCGTGCCTAAGCAGCGCGCCCTTCCACACGGGCCGCAGCGGCTACAAAATGGCCGCCAGGGCCTACCTGAACGGCGACGGGGCAGGCCGGGACACCCACCTGTCTCTCTACGTGGTCCTCATGAGGGGCGACTTCGACCCCCTCCTGCCCTGGCCCTTCAGACAGCCTGTGTCATTGTCAGTGCTGGATCAGAGCGGCACCAACAACCACCTAACTATGAGTTTCAAACCTGACCCGGAAAACACTAGCTTCCACCGGCCCGGCTCGGCTGCTGCAAACGCCAGCGCCCCCACCAACGTGGCCTCTGGTTTCCAGTGCTTTGCCTCGCATGCCCAGCTGGAGACGCCCAAGAACGCCATCTACGTGAGAGACGATACGCTCTTTGTTAAGGTCAAAGTGGACACGAGCGGTTTGGAGGACTTGTAG
- the LOC112265814 gene encoding TNF receptor-associated factor 5-like isoform X3, protein MNVDVNYKSKLRISSHIPFLKTRENSPDTTAACPLDRGLIKPDEVFQDNCCKRELSNLEVYCTNSPNCSHRMTLCRLQEHLQACQFESLQCSNTGCSEFLQRKDLQEHLRISCSYRMERCHYCMHSYTCCQLEDHERYTCPEVEIKCPNKCSQMIKRCMLEDHADQCPEVQTDCVYKKYGCSVRERRAQVKVHEETALNHHILLVLGSNTKLETQMEILQQEVLLRHKELQERSRQVSGLEEVVRPLAQQVSRCDNTLSAVQGSLEDQRDHISSVQLQLEELSSVFGPGVAREELGQIRASLDALRQQVSVTEGLKEHLGELKETYMRHSRLLSIHTAQLECNEEHFRELESTSYDGKLIWKLRDYRKKKEAGARGQGPCLSSAPFHTGRSGYKMAARAYLNGDGAGRDTHLSLYVVLMRGDFDPLLPWPFRQPVSLSVLDQSGTNNHLTMSFKPDPENTSFHRPGSAAANASAPTNVASGFQCFASHAQLETPKNAIYVRDDTLFVKVKVDTSGLEDL, encoded by the exons ATGAATGTGGATGTAAATTACAAAAGTAAATTAAGAATATCGTCGCACATTCCGTTTTTAAAGACACG GGAAAACTCCCCAGACACCACCGCGGCCTGTCCTTTGGACAGAGGTTTGATCAAACCTGATGAG GTTTTCCAAGACAATTGCTGCAAAAGGGAGTTATCAAACTTAGAAGTCTACTGCACAAACTCCCCCAACTGCTCCCACAGAATGACATTATGTCGGTTGCAG gagCATCTACAGGCATGTCAGTTTGAGTCATTGCAGTGTTCCAATACAGGCTGCAGTGAGTTCTTGCAACGCAAGGATTTGCAGGAGCACCTCAGAATCAGCTGTTCCTATCGTATGGAGCGCTGTCACTACTGCATGCATTCTTACACATGCTGCCAACTCGAG GATCATGAGAGGTATACATGCCCAGAGGTTGAAATCAAGTGCCCCAACAAATGCTCCCAGATGATTAAAAGATGCATG CTTGAAGACCATGCTGACCAGTGTCCTGAGGTGCAGACGGACTGTGTTTATAAGAAATATGGCTGCTCTGTCCGG gagaggagagcccaAGTTAAAGTTCACGAGGAAACCGctctcaatcaccacatcctcctgGTTCTGGGGAGCAACACCAAGCTGGAGACACAG ATGGAAATCCTCCAGCAGGAGGTGCTGCTGAGGCACAAGGAGCTCCAAGAGAGGAGCCGCCAAGTCAGTGGTCTGGAGGAGGTGGTCCGCCCGCTGGCCCAGCAGGTCAGCCGATGTGACAACACCCTGTCTGCAGTACAG GGCTCTCTGGAGGACCAGAGGGACCACATCTCCAGCGTCCAGCTCCAGCTCGAGGAGCTGTCCAGTGTGTTTGGCCCTGGTGTGGCCCGGGAGGAACTGGGCCAAATCAGAGCGTCCCTGGATGCCCTCAGACAGCAGGTGTCCGTCACGGAGGGGCTCAAAGAACACCTGG GGGAGTTGAAGGAGACTTACATGCGCCACTCGCGCCTCCTCAGCATCCACACGGCGCAGCTGGAGTGCAACGAGGAGCACTTCAGAGAGCTCGAGTCCACCTCGTACGACGGCAAGCTCATCTGGAAGCTCCGCGACTACCGCAAGAAGAAGGAGGCCGGGGCACGAGGCCAGGGACCGTGCCTAAGCAGCGCGCCCTTCCACACGGGCCGCAGCGGCTACAAAATGGCCGCCAGGGCCTACCTGAACGGCGACGGGGCAGGCCGGGACACCCACCTGTCTCTCTACGTGGTCCTCATGAGGGGCGACTTCGACCCCCTCCTGCCCTGGCCCTTCAGACAGCCTGTGTCATTGTCAGTGCTGGATCAGAGCGGCACCAACAACCACCTAACTATGAGTTTCAAACCTGACCCGGAAAACACTAGCTTCCACCGGCCCGGCTCGGCTGCTGCAAACGCCAGCGCCCCCACCAACGTGGCCTCTGGTTTCCAGTGCTTTGCCTCGCATGCCCAGCTGGAGACGCCCAAGAACGCCATCTACGTGAGAGACGATACGCTCTTTGTTAAGGTCAAAGTGGACACGAGCGGTTTGGAGGACTTGTAG
- the LOC112265792 gene encoding E3 ubiquitin-protein ligase TRIM35-like produces MAASVSELLLTILEKLDHKEMERFNWELCNSKLKDFHNISKAHLENVTRHATVDRMVETYCDEGAVNVTKIILSNMGLNKLAMSLKRDLPEEEPTQKKIREEGKSVSALKDELKSDLTHLEEKLEKCGNARENYDSMTQHTKDQQVDTMRRIREEFVKLHQFLREEEDARLAALREEEKEKGMLIEKGMDSIDEQISSLTDAIEAVKEDLNKGSENFLVSYERTQSSARAQLDLPDPQLASGALIDIAKHLGNLQFQVWEQMQAIVKHSPIILDPNTAPSTMTLSDDLTSVRHTAVEKQQIPDNPERFTRWAKVIGSTGFVKGSEHSWEVEVGDQPEWNLGVAAESVDRKGENLLASPEYGIWAILKRGRKYTNGAGKTLTLKRIPQRIRVQLNYDRGEVAFYDPKDNTHIYTHKHRFTETVYPYISVWKIKDSVNRDIHICPSEVSVTVKSNQ; encoded by the exons ATGGCAGCATCTGTCTCTGAGTTGTTGCTGACCATTCTGGAGAAACTGGACcacaaagagatggagagatttaACTGGGAGCTGTGCAATAGCAAACTGAAAGATTTTCATAACATTTCAAAGGCTCATCTGGAGAATGTCACAAGGCATGCCACGGTGGATAGGATGGTGGAGACCTACTGCGATGAGGGAGCTGTGAACGTCACAAAAATTATCCTTAGCAACATGGGCCTTAACAAACTTGCTATGTCTTTAAAGAGAGATCTTCCAGAAGAAGAACCAACACAGAAAAAAATAAGGGAAGAGGGGAAATCGGTGAGTGCGCTGAAGGACGAGCTGAAATCTGACTTAACACATCTGGAAGAAAAGCTGGAGAAATGTGGAAATGCCCGAGAGAACTACGATAGCATGACTCAGCACACCAAGGACCAACAGGTGGACACAATGAGGAGGATCAGGGAAGAGTTTGTGAAGCTCCACCAGTtcctgagagaggaagaggatgccagactggctgctctgagggaggaggagaaggaaaaggGAATGTTAATTGAGAAAGGCATGGACAGCATTGATGAGCAGATCTCCTCTCTCACAGATGCCATTGAGGCTGTGAAAGAGGACCTGAACAAAGGCAGTGAAAACTTCCTTGTGAGTTACGAACGCACCCAGAGCAGTGCCAGAGCCCAACTTGATCTTCCGGATCCACAGCTCGCCTCCGGAGCGCTGATCGACATCGCCAAACACCTGGGAAACTTGCAGTTCCAAGTCTGGGAGCAGATGCAGGCGATAGTCAAACACTCACCCATAATTTTGGACCCCAACACGGCTCCCTCTACTATGACTTTGTCTGATGACCTCACCAGCGTGCGACACACAGCCGTAGAGAAGCAGCAGATTCCGGACAACCCAGAGCGGTTCACACGGTGGGCAAAGGTCATTGGCTCCACAGGCTTTGTGAAGGGTTCAGAGCATAgctgggaggtggaggtgggtgaCCAACCTGAGTGGAATCTAGGCGTTGCTGCAGAGTCCGTCGATCGGAAGGGAGAAAATCTTCTTGCGTCACCAGAATACGGAATCTGGGCTATACTGAAAAGGGGGCGCAAGTATACAAATGGAGCTGGTAAAACGCTCACTCTGAAGAGGATACCCCAGAGGATCAGAGTTCAACTGAACTACGACAGGGGGGAAGTGGCTTTCTATGACCCCAaagacaatacacacatctacacTCATAAACATAGGTTTACTGAGACGGTCtacccatacatctctgtttGGAAGATAAAAGACTCCGTCAACCGTGATATACATATCTGCCCATCAGAG GTGTCTGTGACagtaaaatcaaatcaatga